In Planctomycetota bacterium, one genomic interval encodes:
- a CDS encoding ABC transporter ATP-binding protein, with protein sequence MQISLRDLTKHYGAVRALDRVWLEIAPGQVVALLGANGAGKTTLLRCLAGLVASDQGRILLNGEPLERERIDLRRRLAFVPDFPFVLPEMTVLQHAGMVLKIYGAPQEDSARRLLDLLRRFDLLPLVDVPFQALSRGQAYKGALVALLAADPEVWLVDEPFASGMDPNGLAAFKDIAVEAASRGRTILYSTQILDIAERFSDRVCIFERGQVRAYDTPAELRARSTGKDGFLEAIFRKLREEDGG encoded by the coding sequence GTGCAGATCAGCCTCCGCGACCTGACCAAGCACTACGGGGCCGTGCGGGCTCTCGACCGGGTGTGGCTCGAGATCGCCCCGGGTCAGGTGGTCGCCCTCTTGGGGGCCAACGGAGCCGGCAAGACGACGCTTCTGCGGTGCCTGGCGGGGCTCGTGGCATCGGATCAGGGACGGATCCTCCTGAACGGCGAGCCGCTTGAACGCGAACGCATCGACCTGCGGCGCCGCCTGGCCTTCGTGCCCGATTTCCCGTTCGTCCTGCCCGAGATGACCGTGCTCCAGCACGCGGGCATGGTGCTCAAGATCTACGGTGCACCGCAGGAGGACAGCGCGCGGCGCCTTCTGGACCTCCTGCGGCGGTTCGATCTGCTTCCGCTCGTGGACGTCCCCTTTCAGGCGCTCTCGCGGGGACAGGCCTACAAGGGCGCACTGGTGGCTCTCCTGGCGGCGGATCCGGAGGTCTGGCTCGTGGACGAGCCTTTCGCGTCGGGCATGGATCCGAACGGCCTGGCGGCCTTCAAGGACATCGCCGTCGAGGCCGCCTCGCGCGGCCGCACGATCCTTTATTCCACCCAGATCCTGGACATCGCGGAGCGCTTCTCCGATCGCGTGTGCATCTTCGAGCGGGGCCAGGTGCGGGCGTACGACACACCCGCGGAACTCCGGGCCCGAAGCACCGGCAAGGACGGGTTTCTCGAGGCGATCTTTCGGAAGCTTCGCGAGGAGGACGGCGGGTGA
- a CDS encoding M23 family metallopeptidase yields MGRIAKLSLAVWALLAAPAWAHFHWPASGRVTSNYYSSRSYGYHRAVDIAGPYGQTILAAYSGTVSFRGWSGGYGYLVILRHVQGYTTYYAHNSRFNCYVGQWKSRGSVIAYEGSTGNSTGPHCHFEIRRWGTKLYIPASIGSYKIKNTQIPYWYSPGM; encoded by the coding sequence ATGGGTCGGATCGCGAAACTCAGCTTGGCCGTCTGGGCCCTTCTGGCCGCGCCCGCCTGGGCCCATTTCCACTGGCCCGCGTCGGGGCGCGTCACCAGCAACTACTATTCCTCCCGCTCCTACGGGTACCACCGCGCCGTGGATATCGCGGGGCCTTACGGGCAGACGATCCTGGCGGCCTACTCGGGCACCGTCAGTTTCCGGGGCTGGAGCGGCGGCTACGGCTACCTCGTCATCCTGCGCCACGTCCAGGGGTACACCACCTACTACGCCCACAACAGCCGGTTCAACTGCTACGTCGGACAGTGGAAGAGCCGGGGCTCCGTCATCGCCTACGAAGGCTCCACCGGGAACTCCACCGGCCCCCACTGCCACTTCGAAATCCGGCGATGGGGCACGAAGCTCTACATCCCGGCGTCGATCGGCAGCTACAAGATCAAAAACACGCAGATCCCGTACTGGTACTCGCCCGGCATGTAG
- a CDS encoding DUF4962 domain-containing protein, translating to MKLLLAVLLGAAPQIQNRAPRPDELGYRPDDGAVVSLTPPSLAWIHEPAARTYTVQWATREDWSDAVTVAGIPWNVYTHSEPLAPGTYRWRYRFVDREGRVSDWSAARRFTVPPGAVPFPMPTRAERRERVLRGRPRLFVRPEDLPRLREAARGDRFAAIRAEADRLTESPPPREPEVRARAHDPATTHLWWPNRLRALQAGEEACTVAFAYLLTGEARYAEAARKRILELASWDPDGPTHWGVNCEAAKPILYLLPRAYDWAYDALTPDDRERVRRVLVRRATDAWKSGEIREGIGHLNEPYSSHGNRAWHKLAECAIALLGEIPEAETWLDYAVNKFYACYPVWSDDDGGWHEGVAYWAGYMDKVVSWFLVADRALGIDGLKKPFFSQVGDFPLYVAPPGSPNSGFGDLSYRPPSRNVGGFMEYFIRAMGARPEGARSAAWRWWCERWKMDGDSGLRKFVYDRLLPPPPEPRAPTDLPPSKVFHGIGVASLHVTLLDATEDVHVLFKSSPFGSRSHGHNAQNGFQLNAYGEALLPACTFRDLHGSAFHRKWVWNTISQNSVLVDGRGQGPHGVGSPGRISAERLGPDWDYVAGDAAEAYEGRLTRFRRHVLLVKPDVVVLCDDLEAREPSTFQFLLHAYSAFEIDPARSELRVERPRAGAVIRYLSPVPLGWRQWDGYEPPPTREFPNLWHAEAATREKLAALRMLTVIVPHRAGRRAEWRAERTDREGAAGLRFERGEDIFRIEFPREGLPAVLRERRGTRE from the coding sequence GTGAAGCTTCTCCTGGCCGTCCTTCTCGGCGCGGCGCCGCAGATCCAGAATCGCGCGCCCCGCCCCGACGAGCTCGGCTACCGGCCGGACGACGGCGCCGTCGTATCCCTCACGCCGCCGTCGCTCGCCTGGATCCATGAGCCGGCCGCCCGCACGTACACCGTCCAGTGGGCGACCCGGGAGGACTGGAGCGACGCGGTCACCGTCGCGGGAATCCCCTGGAACGTCTACACCCACTCCGAGCCCCTGGCGCCGGGAACCTATCGGTGGCGCTACCGGTTCGTGGACCGCGAGGGGCGGGTTTCGGACTGGAGCGCCGCGCGCCGGTTCACGGTGCCTCCCGGCGCGGTCCCCTTCCCCATGCCCACGCGGGCCGAGCGGCGCGAACGCGTGCTGCGGGGCCGGCCGCGCCTCTTCGTCCGGCCCGAGGACCTTCCGCGCCTGCGCGAAGCGGCCCGCGGCGACCGTTTCGCCGCGATCCGCGCGGAGGCCGACCGGCTGACGGAATCCCCTCCGCCCCGCGAGCCCGAGGTGCGCGCCCGGGCTCACGACCCGGCCACGACGCACCTCTGGTGGCCCAACCGCCTTCGGGCGCTCCAGGCCGGCGAGGAAGCCTGCACGGTCGCATTCGCGTATCTCCTGACCGGCGAGGCCCGGTACGCCGAAGCGGCGCGCAAAAGGATCCTGGAGCTGGCCTCGTGGGATCCCGACGGGCCCACCCACTGGGGCGTCAACTGCGAGGCCGCCAAGCCCATCCTCTATCTTCTCCCCCGGGCCTACGACTGGGCCTACGACGCGCTCACCCCCGACGACCGCGAGCGCGTTCGCCGGGTTCTTGTCCGCCGCGCGACCGACGCGTGGAAGAGCGGCGAGATCCGCGAAGGGATCGGCCACCTCAACGAACCGTATTCCAGCCACGGCAACCGCGCGTGGCACAAGCTCGCCGAATGCGCGATCGCGCTCCTGGGGGAAATCCCCGAGGCCGAGACCTGGCTCGACTACGCGGTCAACAAGTTCTACGCGTGCTATCCGGTCTGGTCGGACGACGACGGCGGATGGCACGAAGGGGTCGCCTACTGGGCCGGGTACATGGACAAGGTCGTCTCGTGGTTCCTCGTGGCCGACCGGGCGCTCGGCATCGACGGGCTCAAAAAGCCGTTCTTCTCCCAGGTTGGGGATTTTCCCCTCTACGTCGCGCCGCCGGGATCTCCGAATTCGGGCTTCGGCGATCTCTCGTACCGGCCGCCTTCGCGCAACGTCGGAGGCTTCATGGAGTACTTCATCCGGGCGATGGGGGCCCGTCCGGAGGGCGCGCGGAGCGCCGCCTGGCGATGGTGGTGCGAGCGGTGGAAGATGGACGGCGACTCGGGCCTCCGGAAATTCGTGTACGACCGCCTTCTCCCGCCGCCCCCGGAACCGCGCGCGCCCACGGACCTTCCGCCCTCCAAGGTCTTCCACGGCATCGGGGTGGCGAGTCTGCATGTGACGCTTCTGGACGCGACCGAGGACGTGCACGTCCTTTTCAAGTCGAGCCCGTTCGGAAGCCGAAGCCACGGGCACAACGCCCAGAACGGTTTCCAGCTCAACGCCTACGGCGAGGCGCTGCTGCCGGCCTGCACGTTCCGGGACCTGCACGGAAGCGCCTTTCATCGGAAGTGGGTCTGGAACACGATTTCCCAGAATTCGGTCCTCGTGGACGGCCGAGGACAGGGGCCTCACGGGGTCGGATCTCCCGGGCGCATCTCGGCCGAGCGGCTCGGGCCGGACTGGGACTACGTGGCCGGCGACGCCGCGGAGGCCTACGAGGGGCGGCTGACGCGCTTCCGCCGGCACGTGCTGCTGGTGAAACCGGACGTCGTCGTTCTGTGCGACGATCTGGAGGCGCGGGAGCCTTCGACCTTCCAGTTTCTGCTCCACGCGTATTCGGCGTTCGAGATCGATCCGGCGCGGTCGGAGCTGCGGGTGGAGCGCCCGCGAGCGGGGGCGGTGATCCGCTATCTTTCCCCCGTCCCGCTCGGCTGGCGTCAGTGGGACGGCTATGAGCCGCCGCCCACACGGGAGTTTCCGAACCTGTGGCATGCGGAAGCGGCCACGCGGGAAAAGCTCGCCGCCCTCCGGATGCTCACGGTCATCGTTCCGCACCGGGCCGGCCGGCGCGCCGAATGGCGGGCGGAGCGGACCGACCGCGAGGGCGCGGCGGGCCTTCGGTTCGAGCGGGGAGAGGATATTTTTCGGATCGAATTTCCCCGCGAGGGACTTCCTGCCGTGCTCCGCGAACGGCGCGGGACTCGGGAATGA
- a CDS encoding efflux RND transporter periplasmic adaptor subunit: protein MSASTRAALLLLGLLAAGGLGWAVLGRRADSPRSAAASGSETPVPVEAAPVSRGPLERRRTFSGTLEASAQFLVAPKVGGRVQEIHVDLGDVVRRDQVVALLDDAEFVQAVAQAEADLAIARARVREAESALKLAERERDRVRALRADGVASEAEVDVVAAQVLARGAALEVAVAQRTRAESALELARIRLSYTRVRASWGGPDGERHVAERLVDEGETVTANTPLLSIVGLRPITAVVFVTERDYGGLKRGQPVRAATDAYPGRTFPGRIERIAPVFRQGSRQARVEIAVDNPELRLKPGMFVRVEIVVDRADDAVTVPRAAIVRRAGRTGVFLVDEGGRTVSWRPVEVGIDDGERVQILGAVLSGRVVTLGHHLLEQGSRIVLPGAGSGP from the coding sequence ATGTCCGCATCGACGCGCGCGGCGCTTCTCCTTCTCGGACTCCTGGCGGCGGGCGGTCTCGGCTGGGCGGTGCTCGGCCGCCGGGCGGACTCCCCGCGGAGCGCCGCCGCGTCCGGATCCGAAACCCCCGTGCCCGTCGAAGCGGCGCCCGTTTCCCGCGGCCCCCTCGAGCGGCGGCGCACCTTCAGCGGGACGCTCGAGGCGTCCGCGCAGTTCCTGGTCGCTCCCAAGGTGGGCGGGCGCGTCCAGGAAATCCACGTGGACCTCGGGGACGTCGTGCGGCGCGACCAGGTGGTGGCGCTCCTGGACGACGCGGAATTCGTCCAGGCCGTCGCGCAGGCGGAAGCCGACCTGGCGATCGCCCGCGCGCGCGTGCGGGAGGCCGAAAGCGCGCTCAAGCTCGCCGAGCGCGAGCGGGACCGCGTGCGCGCGCTCCGCGCCGACGGGGTCGCGTCCGAGGCGGAGGTGGACGTTGTCGCCGCGCAGGTCCTGGCGCGGGGCGCGGCGCTCGAGGTGGCCGTCGCGCAGCGGACCCGGGCGGAATCCGCGCTGGAGCTGGCGCGGATCCGCCTGAGTTACACGCGCGTCCGGGCGAGCTGGGGCGGCCCGGACGGGGAGCGCCACGTGGCCGAGCGGCTCGTGGACGAAGGGGAAACGGTGACGGCCAACACGCCGCTTCTGTCCATCGTCGGCCTCCGGCCGATCACGGCGGTCGTCTTCGTGACGGAGCGGGACTACGGCGGCCTCAAGAGGGGCCAGCCCGTTCGGGCGGCGACGGACGCCTATCCGGGCCGGACGTTCCCGGGTCGGATCGAACGGATCGCGCCCGTCTTCCGTCAGGGATCGCGTCAGGCGCGGGTGGAAATCGCCGTGGACAACCCCGAGCTGCGCCTGAAGCCGGGCATGTTCGTGCGGGTCGAGATCGTCGTGGACCGGGCGGACGACGCCGTGACGGTGCCCCGGGCGGCGATCGTCCGGCGCGCCGGCCGCACGGGCGTCTTCCTCGTGGACGAGGGCGGCCGGACGGTGTCCTGGCGGCCGGTGGAAGTCGGGATCGACGACGGCGAGCGCGTTCAGATCCTCGGAGCGGTCCTGAGCGGCCGGGTGGTGACCCTGGGGCATCACCTTCTTGAGCAGGGCTCGCGGATCGTCCTCCCTGGAGCGGGGAGCGGGCCTTGA